One genomic segment of Canis lupus baileyi chromosome 33, mCanLup2.hap1, whole genome shotgun sequence includes these proteins:
- the CXCL11 gene encoding LOW QUALITY PROTEIN: C-X-C motif chemokine 11 (The sequence of the model RefSeq protein was modified relative to this genomic sequence to represent the inferred CDS: substituted 1 base at 1 genomic stop codon): protein MSVKGMVTALAGVFCATTVQGFPMFKGGCCLCIGPGVKAVXVADVEKATIIYPSNNCDKIEVIITLRAQKGERCLNPKLKQAL, encoded by the exons ATGAGTGTGAAGGGCATGGTTACAGCCTTGGCTGGGGTATTCTGTGCTACAACTGTTCAAG GTTTCCCCATGTTCAAAGGAGGATGCTGTCTTTGCATAGGCCCTGGAGTAAAAGCAGTGTAAGTGGCAGATGTTGAGAAAGCTACCATAATTTACCCAAGTAACAACTGTGACAAAATAGAAGTGAT TATCACCCTGAGAgcacagaaaggagaaagatgtCTAAACCCCAAATTGAAGCAAGCATTATAA